The following proteins are co-located in the Candidatus Zymogenus saltonus genome:
- a CDS encoding class I SAM-dependent methyltransferase, with translation MEKTFSITDILRAYFSSLPEGVRAKFAIGERSDPESLAKGWEGALITDGEDGIIESFRYYRVLREISAEEELRLSYNDTEAGIYPFVVRSILDMFDEKRRDGLLKEAGCKSADGLVESMKESRSLRNSFRLTFLENIGGPVLSFLYSMVYLMGFSSGGEASFLTRVFPTVRGWKGHILDAGGGSGFAGLMIATRGKTTYIDFSPFRARRAAAVSDMSIRNERFFKDILDLIDLESDTFGLKLDRSLIPDLTGEIEGNLRHESGDLISLSKQLGPFDGAIVTDVLEHTTDPEGVLTEVANSLRPGAPLILTVPTEANGIGQRAMEYQSGLTFPFLLHIRFFSDEKIEKMAEKARLELVELNHFSHINDPPSDPIPMEVMALLRKR, from the coding sequence ATGGAAAAGACCTTCTCGATAACGGATATACTTCGTGCATACTTCTCATCGCTTCCGGAGGGGGTGCGGGCGAAGTTTGCCATAGGAGAAAGGAGCGACCCGGAATCTCTGGCAAAGGGGTGGGAGGGCGCCCTCATAACAGACGGGGAGGATGGAATAATCGAGTCGTTTCGTTACTATAGGGTATTGAGGGAGATAAGCGCCGAGGAGGAGCTTCGCCTCTCCTACAACGACACGGAGGCCGGAATATACCCCTTCGTGGTTAGGTCGATACTTGACATGTTCGACGAAAAGAGAAGGGACGGCCTTTTGAAAGAAGCCGGGTGCAAATCGGCGGACGGCCTTGTCGAATCGATGAAAGAATCGAGGTCTTTGAGAAACTCCTTCAGGCTGACCTTTCTCGAAAACATCGGCGGCCCCGTCCTCTCGTTTCTCTACTCGATGGTCTACTTGATGGGATTCTCGTCCGGGGGGGAGGCCTCGTTTCTGACTAGGGTCTTCCCCACAGTCAGGGGATGGAAGGGCCACATCCTGGACGCCGGAGGTGGGTCGGGATTCGCCGGGCTTATGATCGCAACGAGGGGGAAGACGACCTATATCGATTTTTCACCCTTTAGGGCAAGGCGGGCCGCGGCCGTTTCCGATATGTCGATAAGGAACGAACGATTCTTCAAAGACATCCTCGACCTAATTGACCTCGAATCGGACACCTTCGGCCTGAAGCTTGACAGAAGCCTTATTCCCGATCTGACAGGAGAGATCGAGGGAAACCTCCGCCACGAGTCGGGGGATCTGATCTCTCTGTCGAAACAGCTCGGCCCCTTCGATGGGGCGATAGTGACCGATGTGCTGGAGCACACAACGGACCCCGAAGGCGTTCTCACCGAGGTGGCAAACAGTCTAAGGCCCGGCGCGCCCCTCATACTCACCGTCCCCACGGAGGCGAATGGAATAGGCCAAAGGGCGATGGAGTACCAAAGCGGCCTCACCTTCCCGTTTCTACTGCATATAAGGTTCTTCTCGGATGAAAAAATAGAGAAGATGGCCGAAAAGGCCAGGTTAGAACTGGTCGAGCTCAACCACTTTTCCCACATAAACGACCCCCCTTCGGATCCGATCCCCATGGAGGTAATGGCGCTGTTAAGAAAGAGATGA
- the glgA gene encoding glycogen synthase GlgA, producing the protein MKIAIVSPEAVPFAKTGGLADVAGALPAELSEMGHEVRLIIPKYKSVVEKGFELKRVNGELSIPLGERTEKGGVLETAHNGVKVLLIENDWFFLRDELYRDAKTGADYLDNASRFVFFSRSVLEALKLTDFKPDIIHVNDWQTALIPLYLKSLYRDDAYFNKTSSVLTIHNLGYQGLFWHHDMPLVGVGWEHFTPEGIEFYDKINFLKAGIVFADVINTVSERYAEEIQTADDGFGLDGILRKREKDLFGIVNGIDTEEWNPETDKLIAKNYSAKDTSGKAENKKVLLNEFYLPEKMDTPLIGIISRLAEQKGFDILAESMQELMSMELMMVILGTGEKKFHELLTTLGKKYPTKLGVKLAYDNRLAHLIEAGSDMFLMPSRYEPCGLNQMMSMRYGTVPVVRATGGLDDTIIEFNEKDGKGNGVKFADYDAPSLTAAVKRGLSLFGKGNLWGKMVKNGMAADFSWRASAKKYEKLYMRAIKKTSLADSAV; encoded by the coding sequence ATGAAGATAGCTATCGTATCTCCCGAGGCGGTTCCCTTCGCCAAGACGGGCGGCCTTGCGGACGTCGCCGGGGCGCTGCCCGCAGAGCTTTCCGAGATGGGACACGAGGTCAGGCTCATCATACCGAAATACAAGTCCGTCGTTGAAAAGGGATTCGAGTTGAAGAGGGTCAACGGGGAACTGTCAATCCCCCTGGGGGAAAGGACGGAAAAGGGGGGCGTTCTCGAAACGGCCCACAACGGCGTCAAAGTTCTCCTTATCGAGAACGACTGGTTTTTCCTGAGAGACGAGCTCTACCGGGACGCCAAAACTGGGGCCGACTACCTTGACAACGCGTCGAGGTTTGTCTTTTTCTCCCGAAGCGTCCTCGAGGCCTTAAAGCTCACCGATTTTAAGCCGGACATAATCCACGTCAACGACTGGCAGACGGCCCTGATCCCCCTTTATCTGAAAAGCCTGTACAGGGACGACGCCTATTTTAACAAGACATCTTCGGTGCTGACCATCCACAACCTCGGCTATCAGGGACTCTTCTGGCATCACGACATGCCCCTTGTCGGCGTTGGCTGGGAGCACTTCACCCCGGAGGGGATCGAGTTCTACGACAAGATAAACTTCCTAAAGGCGGGGATAGTCTTCGCCGACGTGATAAACACCGTGAGCGAGAGGTACGCCGAAGAGATACAGACGGCGGATGACGGGTTCGGCCTCGACGGCATCTTGAGGAAGAGGGAAAAAGACCTCTTCGGGATCGTAAACGGTATAGACACCGAGGAGTGGAACCCTGAGACGGACAAACTCATCGCCAAAAACTACTCGGCAAAGGACACCTCGGGGAAGGCCGAGAACAAAAAGGTCCTCCTGAACGAATTTTACCTCCCCGAGAAGATGGACACCCCATTGATCGGGATAATCTCCCGGCTGGCCGAGCAAAAGGGCTTCGACATCCTCGCGGAATCGATGCAAGAGCTCATGTCGATGGAGCTTATGATGGTAATCCTCGGCACCGGGGAGAAGAAGTTCCACGAGCTTCTGACCACCCTCGGAAAGAAGTACCCCACAAAGCTGGGCGTTAAGCTTGCCTACGACAACCGCCTGGCCCATCTCATAGAGGCGGGATCAGATATGTTCCTCATGCCATCCCGTTACGAACCGTGCGGACTGAACCAGATGATGAGCATGCGCTACGGCACGGTGCCGGTGGTAAGGGCGACCGGAGGCCTGGATGACACCATCATCGAGTTCAACGAGAAGGACGGGAAGGGAAACGGCGTCAAATTCGCCGACTATGACGCCCCCTCCCTGACGGCCGCCGTAAAGAGGGGGCTTTCCCTCTTCGGGAAGGGCAACCTCTGGGGAAAGATGGTGAAAAACGGCATGGCGGCCGACTTCTCCTGGCGGGCCTCGGCAAAAAAATATGAGAAGCTGTACATGAGGGCGATAAAGAAGACCTCCCTTGCCGATTCGGCAGTATAG
- a CDS encoding PAS domain S-box protein: MTDIRSLKIAGALQRFPEPVFVTDGEGFVLYINPASENLIGYSSSEILGLPLFRFVSEGDKGVLKDSLLKVISEEGPSTISLLLLKKDGEELRVSFSLSPIFADEGEEEGERACLFFAKGVSPITLSATDKSLFDFLVSTLNALKEGIVVTDLKGVILYANPRMESIFASTPNGLSGLNIRALLVSDGGDDLFSKIIDRERGGGWEGELVALKRSGKKVNIRIATLIVRDNNGNISFIIFLIHDITKEMEMRNEMIHINKELSVLYAISTTLSESIELDELLNISLSKVLKVMGMDKGIVRIADMEREDLALKAHMGISPEYIERYEHMPMEGSVSGRVAKTGVPYLADKETDSDPEKDVALMQEGLRQVIIIPLRSKDRTLGTMSVGGYNPRTSTFQDIKLLTSIGSLFGVAIENSLIFERADMLAKEKAVKVVELTLLSDLSHALMTTIELDRLLYIVLTTVTMGESFGFNRAALFLVDENEKAIVGRMGVGPISMEDAGRIWSELEREKYQLQELVERGFKEHGSADAIQNRILRKINIPLSRSDDVIVKSLKGNRPIIVRDIENNPHVDKRMTRILMGDREFACVPIVAMERPLGVLLVDNVFNRKPIVEEDVNLLWAFANQAGLAIQNSMMYTNQAKINRELREAQAKLLQQAKLVGLGEMATEVAHEIRNPLVSIGGFARKLSEQAGEDNKLKMYSDIIVKEVLKLEHTLLNILSLPKDIPPSFEEVDLNSIIHDTLNLVEDDLMPRGIEMEIHLEESLPIIEADGAQMRQVFLNLFYNAIQAMRNGGSLGVATSAEDISGKKYVKVVVSDTGEGVPAEIIGEIFKPFFTTKSSGTGLGLAITHKIVTSHGGNIDIINKPEGGASFIVEIPVRRSSRG, from the coding sequence ATGACGGACATCCGGTCCCTTAAGATTGCCGGGGCCTTGCAGAGATTTCCCGAGCCCGTTTTTGTCACGGACGGCGAGGGATTCGTCCTGTATATCAATCCCGCATCCGAGAATCTGATCGGATACTCGTCAAGCGAGATCCTGGGACTCCCCCTGTTCAGGTTTGTGTCGGAGGGGGACAAGGGAGTCCTCAAAGATTCTCTTTTAAAGGTCATCTCCGAGGAAGGCCCTTCGACCATTAGCCTCCTCCTTTTAAAGAAGGACGGGGAGGAGCTACGGGTAAGCTTTTCCCTCTCCCCGATATTCGCCGACGAGGGGGAGGAAGAGGGGGAAAGGGCCTGTCTCTTCTTCGCAAAGGGGGTTTCACCCATTACTCTTTCCGCCACGGATAAAAGCCTGTTTGACTTTCTGGTATCCACCCTCAACGCCCTCAAGGAGGGGATAGTCGTCACCGACCTGAAGGGTGTCATCTTATATGCCAATCCGAGGATGGAGTCTATCTTCGCCTCCACGCCCAATGGGCTGTCAGGATTGAACATCAGGGCCTTGCTCGTCTCCGATGGAGGGGATGATCTCTTCTCGAAGATCATAGATAGAGAGAGAGGGGGCGGCTGGGAGGGAGAACTCGTTGCGCTGAAAAGGAGCGGTAAAAAGGTCAACATCAGGATTGCAACCCTAATCGTCAGGGACAACAACGGAAATATATCCTTTATAATATTTCTGATCCACGATATAACAAAAGAGATGGAGATGCGAAATGAGATGATCCACATCAACAAGGAGCTCTCCGTCCTCTATGCAATATCCACCACCCTCTCCGAATCGATAGAGCTCGATGAGCTGCTGAACATAAGCCTTTCCAAGGTGCTGAAAGTTATGGGGATGGATAAGGGGATTGTAAGGATCGCCGATATGGAGAGGGAGGATCTGGCGCTGAAGGCCCACATGGGCATCTCCCCCGAATACATCGAGAGATACGAGCATATGCCCATGGAGGGGAGCGTCTCGGGAAGGGTGGCAAAAACGGGGGTCCCGTATCTGGCAGACAAAGAAACCGACAGCGATCCCGAAAAGGATGTGGCCCTGATGCAGGAGGGGCTTCGCCAGGTTATCATAATACCGCTCCGTTCCAAGGACAGGACTCTGGGCACGATGTCCGTGGGGGGCTACAACCCCCGCACGTCGACCTTTCAGGACATAAAGCTCCTCACCTCCATCGGGAGCCTCTTCGGTGTGGCAATAGAAAACTCCCTCATCTTCGAGAGGGCGGATATGCTCGCAAAGGAGAAGGCGGTCAAGGTCGTTGAGCTGACTCTCCTCTCCGACCTCTCCCACGCCCTCATGACAACAATAGAGCTGGACAGACTACTCTATATCGTCCTTACAACGGTGACCATGGGCGAGAGCTTCGGATTCAACAGGGCCGCCCTCTTTCTCGTAGACGAGAACGAAAAGGCAATCGTGGGAAGGATGGGGGTAGGGCCGATAAGCATGGAAGATGCCGGGAGGATATGGTCGGAGCTGGAGAGGGAAAAATACCAGCTTCAGGAGCTGGTCGAAAGGGGATTTAAGGAGCACGGATCGGCCGATGCGATTCAAAACAGGATCTTGAGGAAGATAAATATACCCCTGAGCCGCAGCGATGACGTAATTGTAAAATCGCTCAAGGGAAACAGGCCGATAATCGTCCGCGACATAGAGAACAATCCCCACGTGGACAAAAGGATGACCAGAATCCTGATGGGGGACAGGGAGTTCGCCTGCGTCCCGATCGTCGCCATGGAAAGACCCCTGGGAGTGCTTCTGGTGGACAACGTCTTTAACAGAAAACCGATTGTCGAGGAGGACGTAAATCTCCTGTGGGCGTTCGCAAACCAGGCGGGACTCGCCATCCAGAACTCGATGATGTACACGAACCAGGCGAAGATCAACCGCGAGCTTAGAGAGGCCCAGGCCAAGCTCCTCCAGCAGGCGAAGCTGGTGGGGCTAGGCGAGATGGCCACGGAGGTAGCCCACGAGATAAGAAACCCTCTCGTCTCCATCGGTGGATTTGCAAGAAAGCTCTCGGAGCAGGCAGGGGAGGACAACAAACTCAAAATGTACAGCGACATTATAGTGAAAGAGGTTTTGAAGCTCGAGCACACCCTTCTGAATATCCTGTCTCTGCCGAAGGACATACCGCCGAGCTTTGAGGAGGTGGACCTGAACTCCATCATCCACGACACACTGAACCTCGTAGAAGACGATCTGATGCCCAGGGGGATCGAGATGGAGATTCACCTCGAGGAATCTCTCCCGATAATCGAGGCGGACGGTGCCCAGATGAGGCAGGTATTTTTGAACCTCTTCTACAACGCGATTCAGGCGATGAGAAACGGGGGGAGCCTCGGCGTTGCCACCTCCGCCGAAGATATCTCCGGCAAAAAATACGTAAAGGTCGTAGTCAGCGACACCGGAGAGGGGGTCCCCGCGGAGATAATAGGAGAGATCTTTAAGCCCTTCTTCACCACGAAGAGCTCCGGCACGGGATTGGGTCTTGCAATAACCCACAAGATCGTCACAAGCCACGGCGGAAATATTGACATTATCAACAAACCCGAGGGCGGCGCGTCCTTCATCGTTGAAATCCCCGTAAGGCGGTCGAGCAGAGGCTGA
- a CDS encoding WG repeat-containing protein: MIRKITAFFLLILVSTGFGTAVIGQKFPVEPRFAVQPRFTSAMSFSEGLASVKVDGKWGYIDHNGKIVIKPAYDLAWRFSEELAPVNSGGIWGFIDKKGKYRIEPVFGWALSFTEGLAAVNIGGLGIGRWGFIDREGGVVIEPRFDIAWPFSEGAAIVEIDGKTLFIDKAGNVLKEERRFTDGVSPVLSRGKWGYIGRDGKIAIEPRFDTAFPFKDGIAVVVMGGRWGYIERLGERSGDFILKPGFAEIDFALNFSEGLSRVGVDDDGDMKSFTDDMAIDRWGYIDKTGRLIIDIRYEKAYDFSEGVAAVMVDGKWGYIENPLKGNIKR, from the coding sequence TCGGAACTGCGGTGATTGGCCAGAAATTCCCCGTTGAGCCCAGGTTCGCAGTTCAACCCCGGTTTACGAGCGCCATGTCCTTTTCCGAGGGGCTGGCGTCGGTTAAGGTTGACGGCAAATGGGGGTATATCGATCACAACGGGAAGATCGTAATAAAGCCGGCCTACGACCTGGCCTGGAGGTTCTCCGAGGAGCTGGCGCCGGTAAACAGCGGCGGCATCTGGGGCTTTATCGACAAAAAGGGGAAATACAGGATTGAGCCCGTCTTCGGCTGGGCCCTGTCGTTCACGGAGGGACTGGCGGCGGTCAACATCGGCGGACTCGGGATAGGCAGGTGGGGATTCATCGACAGGGAGGGTGGTGTGGTAATCGAACCGAGGTTCGATATTGCGTGGCCCTTTTCGGAGGGCGCGGCCATAGTCGAGATTGACGGGAAAACTCTGTTTATCGACAAGGCGGGGAATGTTTTGAAGGAGGAGAGGCGCTTCACCGATGGGGTTTCTCCGGTTCTCTCAAGGGGTAAATGGGGGTACATCGGCAGGGACGGGAAGATCGCAATCGAGCCCCGCTTCGATACGGCCTTTCCGTTTAAAGATGGGATTGCCGTGGTGGTTATGGGAGGCAGGTGGGGATATATCGAAAGGTTGGGCGAAAGATCGGGCGACTTCATTTTGAAGCCGGGGTTTGCCGAGATAGACTTCGCCCTGAACTTCTCCGAGGGGCTTTCGAGGGTCGGCGTGGACGACGACGGGGACATGAAGAGCTTCACCGATGACATGGCGATCGACAGGTGGGGTTATATAGACAAGACTGGAAGGTTGATAATCGACATTCGCTACGAAAAGGCCTACGATTTTTCCGAAGGGGTCGCCGCAGTTATGGTTGACGGAAAGTGGGGGTATATTGAAAATCCCCTGAAGGGAAACATCAAGAGGTGA
- a CDS encoding methyltransferase domain-containing protein, producing MEKGNRHYTDEEITGSNIVFHDEFDAEIYDWKWGKQYGIEEMERIVSDYRTYLKGELGRIEKYLDVGCGTGAAVANLSLFNKIGEAHGSDISMGMLKVCGKNAAGAGGRVRLTLSDAQRLPYKDESFDFITCHAILHHVPHPEAVMKEVFRLLKPGGRALVFEPTRHGTELVFKIMRYTWGIPYTIRERLKGKKPIWVLEEKYVETLDSPVDITTFHPKELRKIVRDIPFAEADVTTYGFLGNLMKFFAHSFRKIRPIKLALDCIIKILSRLDEGILKKIVPETLYFQAVIYVKK from the coding sequence ATGGAAAAAGGGAACAGACACTACACCGATGAGGAGATAACCGGCTCAAACATCGTATTCCACGACGAGTTCGACGCCGAAATCTACGACTGGAAGTGGGGCAAACAGTACGGGATCGAGGAGATGGAGAGGATCGTCTCCGATTACCGCACATACCTAAAGGGGGAGCTGGGGAGGATCGAGAAATACCTCGACGTCGGATGCGGAACGGGGGCCGCGGTGGCAAACCTCTCCCTCTTTAACAAAATAGGGGAGGCCCACGGCTCCGACATATCGATGGGTATGCTCAAGGTATGCGGGAAAAACGCGGCTGGCGCCGGCGGCAGAGTAAGGCTGACCCTTTCAGACGCCCAGAGGCTCCCATACAAGGACGAGAGCTTCGACTTCATCACCTGCCACGCCATCCTCCACCACGTCCCGCACCCGGAGGCGGTCATGAAAGAGGTCTTCCGGCTTCTGAAACCGGGGGGGAGGGCCCTCGTCTTCGAGCCGACAAGACACGGCACCGAGCTGGTCTTCAAGATAATGCGCTACACCTGGGGCATCCCCTACACGATCAGGGAGCGGCTTAAGGGGAAAAAGCCGATCTGGGTTTTGGAGGAGAAGTACGTGGAGACCCTCGATTCGCCCGTGGATATCACCACGTTTCATCCCAAGGAGCTTCGGAAAATCGTCAGGGATATACCCTTCGCCGAGGCCGATGTCACCACCTACGGTTTTCTTGGGAACCTCATGAAATTCTTCGCCCACTCCTTCAGGAAAATCAGGCCGATAAAGCTCGCCCTTGACTGTATCATAAAAATCCTCTCCCGGCTGGACGAGGGAATCCTGAAGAAGATTGTCCCGGAGACCCTCTACTTTCAGGCCGTGATCTACGTAAAAAAGTAA
- the galT gene encoding galactose-1-phosphate uridylyltransferase, giving the protein MPELRKDPIVERWVIISTERGKRPIDFMEENNERKGGFCPFDPGNEDKTPREIMAFREGGTAPNSTGWSLRVVPNKFPALVVEGDLDRSGDGLYDKMNGVGAHEVIIETPNHDEDLADMPLNRVTDVMVAYKERISDLKKDLRFRFVMVFKNQGSVAGASLEHSHSQLIALPEVPSRLEREIEGARRYYSYKERCIFCDIVSQELSQRARLVSENPIFVAIAPYAPRFPFETWILPKKHMPRYEEGDRETYESLAQIMSETLRRLKKSLKDPPFNYILHTSPFNDPHTGDVSQIYHWHIEVMPRVTKVAGFEWGSGFYINPTPPEDAARFLREVQL; this is encoded by the coding sequence ATGCCGGAGCTGAGGAAAGACCCGATAGTGGAGAGGTGGGTAATCATATCCACGGAGCGGGGAAAGAGGCCCATCGACTTTATGGAGGAGAACAACGAGCGAAAGGGGGGATTCTGCCCCTTCGATCCCGGAAACGAGGACAAGACGCCCAGGGAGATCATGGCGTTCAGGGAAGGGGGAACCGCCCCGAACAGTACCGGCTGGTCGCTGAGGGTTGTCCCGAACAAATTCCCGGCGCTGGTCGTGGAGGGAGACCTCGACCGGAGCGGAGACGGCCTCTACGACAAGATGAACGGCGTGGGCGCCCACGAAGTCATCATCGAGACGCCCAACCACGACGAGGACTTGGCCGATATGCCCCTGAACAGGGTCACCGACGTGATGGTCGCCTACAAGGAAAGGATAAGCGACCTGAAGAAGGATTTGCGCTTCCGCTTCGTCATGGTCTTCAAGAACCAGGGGAGCGTCGCGGGGGCGTCCCTGGAGCACTCTCACAGCCAGCTTATCGCGTTGCCGGAGGTGCCCAGCAGGCTGGAGAGGGAGATAGAGGGGGCAAGGCGCTACTACTCCTACAAGGAGCGGTGCATCTTCTGCGACATTGTCTCCCAGGAGCTCTCCCAGAGGGCAAGGCTGGTGTCGGAAAACCCGATATTCGTTGCCATAGCCCCGTACGCGCCCCGCTTCCCCTTCGAGACGTGGATACTGCCGAAGAAACATATGCCCCGCTACGAGGAGGGCGACAGAGAGACGTATGAATCCCTGGCGCAGATAATGTCGGAGACGCTGAGACGGCTCAAAAAATCCCTGAAAGACCCCCCCTTCAACTACATCCTCCACACCTCGCCCTTCAACGACCCCCACACCGGCGACGTGAGCCAAATCTATCACTGGCACATCGAGGTGATGCCGAGGGTGACCAAGGTCGCGGGCTTTGAGTGGGGATCGGGCTTCTACATAAACCCCACACCCCCTGAGGACGCCGCCCGCTTTTTGAGGGAGGTACAGTTATGA
- a CDS encoding transglutaminase domain-containing protein gives MRKRNFLLLIILACCLSLIYTNSFAAERAWEELNDSEVSIGREGNVVTVSGRLEGKGDSDTVYLLSDSKIFSIDFEYPPPGTDFWAELFWGNGSTTNIKYQLNSIKYITPGYLGGMYLKIYSKRGSGGWSFRYAEKDKRLIDFTWTITIGNKSKNVTATKVEVKVPIFKTFEKYQEVLESSTNIAYRDIGTDNLGNNYYVFEILNLRPNSSVEIAMNYKIMLKADYPDPMVCEGGKISGFLNPEPLIESNHPYIINLAREIVKDDITDCEKAESIYRYALQNISYEFQTPMVGALKALKSGKGDCNEFTDAIIALSRASGIPARKGNGFAYFEENHLESHAFPEVYLPGLGWSVADPTLCCFVKRPPIYLYNYVGENPSLFKHPDWEEYTYNWWFDGDIEPNIWDEYKVEGRELE, from the coding sequence ATGAGAAAAAGGAACTTCTTACTTCTTATCATTTTAGCATGTTGCCTTTCGCTTATATACACAAACTCATTCGCCGCGGAGAGGGCCTGGGAAGAGCTCAACGATTCCGAGGTTTCAATAGGCAGAGAGGGAAATGTCGTTACGGTTTCCGGCCGTCTCGAGGGAAAGGGCGACTCGGATACGGTTTACCTTTTGTCTGATTCAAAAATATTTTCCATCGATTTTGAATATCCGCCCCCCGGCACCGATTTTTGGGCAGAACTGTTCTGGGGCAACGGAAGCACTACAAACATTAAGTATCAGCTGAACAGCATAAAATATATTACTCCAGGTTATTTGGGCGGCATGTATCTAAAGATCTACTCGAAAAGGGGCTCGGGCGGATGGTCGTTTAGATACGCGGAGAAAGATAAAAGACTCATCGATTTTACATGGACAATAACGATAGGCAATAAAAGCAAAAATGTGACCGCAACAAAAGTAGAGGTTAAGGTCCCCATATTTAAGACTTTTGAAAAATATCAGGAGGTATTAGAAAGTTCTACAAATATTGCGTACAGAGATATTGGTACAGATAATCTTGGCAACAACTATTACGTTTTTGAAATACTTAATCTCAGGCCAAACAGCTCGGTTGAGATTGCAATGAACTACAAAATTATGCTAAAGGCCGATTATCCCGATCCAATGGTATGTGAAGGAGGGAAAATCTCCGGTTTTTTAAACCCGGAGCCGCTGATAGAATCGAACCATCCTTATATAATCAACCTCGCGAGAGAAATAGTAAAAGACGACATCACGGACTGCGAGAAGGCTGAATCTATATATCGTTACGCTTTGCAGAATATCAGCTATGAATTCCAAACTCCCATGGTTGGGGCGTTAAAGGCCTTAAAAAGCGGAAAGGGGGACTGCAACGAGTTCACAGACGCAATAATCGCCCTCTCAAGGGCGTCTGGAATACCCGCGAGGAAGGGAAACGGCTTCGCCTACTTTGAAGAGAACCACCTTGAATCACACGCCTTCCCGGAAGTCTATTTGCCCGGCCTCGGCTGGTCTGTTGCAGATCCTACTCTATGTTGTTTTGTAAAAAGACCTCCCATTTATTTATACAACTATGTTGGTGAAAACCCATCACTATTTAAACACCCCGATTGGGAAGAGTACACATACAACTGGTGGTTTGATGGTGATATTGAGCCGAACATTTGGGACGAATATAAGGTTGAGGGAAGGGAGCTGGAATAG